The following proteins are encoded in a genomic region of Reichenbachiella sp.:
- a CDS encoding pyridoxal phosphate-dependent decarboxylase family protein, with protein MLDNKSFREEAHKLVDWMADFYENIESYPVKSQAKPGEVINQLPVTPPAKGESFDQVFKDFESIILPGMTQWQSPKFHAYFPANSSYPSVLGEMLTTTLGAQCMIWETSPAAAELEELMINWLKPLMNIPEKWTGCIQDTASTATLAAMISAREKKTNWSINQNGFDNQKIRFYCSSETHSSIDKAVKILGTGMENLVKVEVDENLAIIPSALESAIKSDLENGFLPCAVVAAVGTTGTLAIDPISAIGDICQKYNIWLHIDAAYAGTALMLPEYHEMISGIEKADSFVFNPHKWMFTNFDCTVYFIQDEEALIKTFEILPEYLKTSTRGQVKDYRDWGVPLGRRFRALKLWFVIRDFGVEGIQTRLREHISYAQWFADQVNEHPNFEIVIEPKLNVVCFRMITTEQAEKQLDQLNANLVAAINGSGEAYLTHTKVKGKYALRMVIGQTYVQRNHIEESWQLIQTKANALL; from the coding sequence ATGTTAGACAACAAATCCTTCAGGGAGGAAGCACACAAACTAGTAGATTGGATGGCCGATTTTTATGAAAACATAGAATCCTATCCAGTAAAATCACAAGCCAAGCCAGGTGAAGTGATTAATCAGCTACCAGTCACACCTCCGGCTAAAGGTGAATCATTTGATCAAGTATTTAAGGATTTTGAATCCATCATACTTCCTGGAATGACCCAATGGCAAAGTCCAAAATTTCACGCTTACTTTCCCGCTAATTCGAGTTACCCGTCTGTGCTTGGAGAAATGCTTACTACCACCCTTGGCGCCCAATGTATGATTTGGGAAACTTCTCCTGCAGCCGCAGAATTGGAAGAACTCATGATCAATTGGCTCAAGCCTTTGATGAATATTCCTGAAAAGTGGACCGGATGCATCCAGGACACCGCCTCCACAGCCACCTTGGCTGCCATGATTTCAGCAAGAGAAAAAAAGACCAACTGGTCCATTAACCAAAATGGATTTGACAATCAAAAAATAAGATTCTACTGCTCTTCGGAAACTCACTCTTCTATTGACAAGGCAGTTAAAATACTAGGCACCGGCATGGAAAATCTGGTTAAAGTAGAAGTAGATGAAAACCTGGCGATCATTCCTTCTGCTCTTGAATCTGCTATTAAAAGTGACCTTGAAAATGGTTTCCTACCATGTGCCGTAGTCGCTGCTGTGGGTACCACTGGAACGCTAGCTATTGATCCAATTAGTGCCATTGGAGATATCTGTCAAAAATATAATATCTGGCTGCACATAGATGCAGCCTATGCCGGCACCGCACTGATGCTTCCAGAATACCATGAAATGATTTCTGGTATCGAGAAGGCCGACAGTTTTGTATTCAATCCGCATAAGTGGATGTTCACCAATTTTGATTGCACCGTGTATTTTATACAAGACGAGGAAGCTTTAATTAAGACTTTTGAAATTTTGCCTGAGTACCTAAAAACCAGCACTCGGGGCCAAGTAAAAGATTACAGAGATTGGGGTGTGCCGCTGGGCCGTAGATTCAGAGCGCTCAAACTTTGGTTCGTGATTCGAGATTTTGGAGTAGAAGGCATTCAAACCAGACTTAGAGAGCATATCAGCTATGCCCAGTGGTTTGCTGATCAAGTCAATGAACATCCAAATTTTGAAATAGTCATTGAGCCCAAATTGAATGTGGTTTGTTTTAGAATGATCACCACAGAACAAGCTGAAAAGCAATTGGATCAACTGAATGCGAATTTAGTAGCAGCTATTAATGGCTCTGGAGAAGCTTACTTGACACATACTAAAGTCAAAGGTAAGTATGCGCTTCGAATGGTCATTGGCCAGACATATGTTCAACGCAATCACATAGAAGAATCCTGGCAGCTGATCCAAACAAAAGCCAATGCCTTGCTTTAG
- a CDS encoding NAD-dependent deacylase: protein MKKIVVLTGAGISAESGIRTFRDADGLWEGHDVMEVASPQGWAANRDLVLDFYNQRRKQALTAEPNKGHLALADLEKDFEVTIVTQNVDNLHEKAGSSHVLHLHGELFKSRSTVDESLVYNMKGWELNAGDKCEKGSQLRPHIVWFGEMVPMMDVAIEESMSADIFLVVGTSLAVYPAAGLIHHTRPNIPKYLIDPNMPQVAHEPNLFLFEEKGGTGVPKVAEILRARYL, encoded by the coding sequence TTGAAAAAGATAGTTGTACTCACCGGTGCTGGCATAAGTGCCGAGTCTGGCATAAGAACCTTTCGCGACGCCGACGGGCTTTGGGAGGGTCATGATGTGATGGAAGTCGCCTCTCCACAAGGATGGGCGGCCAATCGTGATTTGGTGCTTGACTTTTACAATCAAAGAAGAAAACAAGCCCTAACAGCCGAACCCAACAAAGGACACTTGGCCCTTGCAGATTTGGAGAAGGACTTTGAAGTCACGATCGTCACTCAAAACGTAGACAACCTACATGAAAAGGCAGGGTCCTCTCATGTACTTCATCTGCATGGCGAATTATTCAAATCCAGAAGTACAGTGGATGAATCTTTAGTCTACAATATGAAGGGTTGGGAACTAAACGCTGGTGACAAGTGCGAAAAAGGATCACAGCTACGTCCTCACATTGTTTGGTTTGGCGAGATGGTGCCCATGATGGACGTAGCTATTGAAGAATCGATGTCAGCCGATATCTTCCTGGTAGTTGGCACCTCTTTGGCGGTATATCCAGCTGCTGGTCTTATACATCACACCAGGCCGAACATTCCTAAGTACCTTATAGATCCCAACATGCCACAGGTGGCGCATGAACCCAATCTGTTTTTGTTTGAGGAAAAAGGAGGAACAGGTGTGCCAAAAGTAGCTGAAATCTTGAGAGCAAGATACTTATGA